Proteins encoded in a region of the Prunus persica cultivar Lovell chromosome G4, Prunus_persica_NCBIv2, whole genome shotgun sequence genome:
- the LOC18781351 gene encoding nuclear transcription factor Y subunit A-7 has translation MTSSVHDRSDNSESDDQQSHSSLPAIGISHPGIPTPNIQYAAPPQVGTGHAVAPAAYPYPDPYYRSIFAPYDTQPYPPQPYGGQPTVHLQLMGIQQAGVPLPSDAVEEPVFVNAKQYHGILRRRQSRAKAESENKALKSRKPYLHESRHQHALRRARGCGGRFLNAKKNDNQQDEMSSGDKSQPNINLNSDKSELASSDGTS, from the exons ATGACTTCTTCTGTGCATGATCGTTCtg ATAATAGTGAATCTGATGACCAGCAAAGTCATTCTTCCTTGCCTGCAATTGGTATTTCTCATCCTggaattccaaccccaaataTTCAGTATGCAGCCCCTCCACAAGTTGGAACAGGACATGCAGTG GCACCAGCAGCTTACCCTTATCCAGACCCTTACTACAGAAGCATCTTTGCTCCCTATGACACACAACCATATCCTCCACAGCCCTATGGGGGGCAACCAACG GTCCATCTTCAGTTAATGGGAATCCAGCAAGCAGGAGTTCCATTGCCATCAGATGCAGTTGAGGAACCGGTGTTTGTAAACGCAAAACAATATCATGGCATCTTGCGACGTCGGCAGTCTCGTGCTAAAGCAGAATCAGAAAATAAAGCTCTTAAGTCTCGAAAG CCATACTTGCATGAATCTCGACACCAGCATGCACTGAGAAGAGCTAGAGGATGTGGGGGTCGATTTCTTaatgcaaagaaaaatgacaacCAGCAGGATGAAATGTCATCAGGCGACAAATCCCAGCCAAATATCAATTTAAACTCTGATAAAAGTGAGCTTGCTTCCTCAGATGGAACATCCTGA
- the LOC18778840 gene encoding ferredoxin--NADP reductase, root isozyme, chloroplastic, whose product MSHLAISQGSLTAPVGSDFSIRRSVFKAQSINFNDKSWAPLLSLDLKTKNGGLRNQRIVCMSVQQASVPKVAVSPLQLEDANEPPLNTYKPKEPYTATIRSVERIVGPKAPGETCHIVIDHGGNVPYWEGQSYGVIPPGENPKKPGAPQNVRLYSIASSRYGDYFDGKTTSLCVRRAVYYDPETGKEDPSKNGVCSNFLCNSKPGDKIKITGPAGKIMLLPEDNPNATHIMIATGTGVAPYRGYLRRMFMESVPKFKFGGLAWLFLGVANTDSLLYDEEFTKYLKDYPDNFRYDIALSREHKNNRGGKMYVQDKIEEYSDEIFKLLDNGAHIYFCGLRGMMPGIQETLKRVADGRGENWEEKLSQLKKNKQWHVEVY is encoded by the exons ATGTCTCATTTGGCTATCTCTCAG GGTTCACTTACTGCTCCTGTTGGAAGCGATTTTTCTATCAGAAGATCAGTGTTCAAG GCACAAAGCATAAACTTTAATGATAAATCATGGGCACCTCTTTTATCTTTGGACTTGAAAACAAAGAATGGGGGGCTGAGAAATCAGCGGATAGTATGCATGTCAGTGCAACAAGCAAGTGTTCCTAAAGTTGCTGTATCTCCTCTACAACTTGAAGATGCTAATGAGCCCCCATTGAATACATACAAGCCTAAGGAACCTTATACTGCAACCATTCGTTCTGTTGAGAGGATTGTAGGCCCAAAGGCTCCTGGAGAGACCTGCCATATTGTAATCGATCATGGTGGTAATGTTCCCTACTGGGAAGGGCAAAGTTATGGTGTAATTCCTCCT GGTGAAAACCCAAAGAAACCTGGGGCTCCACAAAATGTTCGTCTTTACTCAATTGCATCCTCAAGGTATGGAGACTATTTTGATGGCAAGACGACCAGTTTGTGTGTCCGCCGTGCTGTCTATTACGACCCTGAGACAGGAAAGGAGGATCCTTCCAAGAATGGTGTGTGCAGCAATTTTTTGTGCAACTCCAAACCAGGAGATAAAATTAAGATCACAG GGCCTGCTGGCAAGATCATGCTTTTGCCTGAAGACAACCCAAATGCCACCCACATTATGATTGCCACCGGCACTGGTGTCGCACCATACAGAGGTTACCTTCGACGCATGTTCATGGAATCTGTTCCCAAATTCAAGTTTGGCGGCCTTGCATGGCTATTCCTTGGTGTGGCCAATACTGATAGTCTCCTCTATGATGAAGAGTTCACCAAGTATCTCAAGGACTACCCTGATAATTTCCGGTACGACATAGCGCTAAGTAGAGAACATAAGAACAATAGAGGAGGGAAGATGTATGTTCAGGATAAAATTGAAGAGTACAGTGATGAGATCTTCAAGCTCTTGGATAATGGAGCCCACATATATTTCTGTGGGCTCAGGGGAATGATGCCTGGGATTCAAGAAACCTTGAAGAGGGTTGCGGATGGAAGAGGGGAGAACTGGGAGGAGAAGCTTTCACAACTGAAAAAGAACAAGCAATGGCATGTGGAAGTCTATTGA
- the LOC18778245 gene encoding ADP-ribosylation factor GTPase-activating protein AGD12: MNHRPMELGRPASGKRRLKDLLLQKDNRSCADCGAPDPKWASANIGVFICLKCCGVHRSLGTHISKVLSVTLDEWSDDEIDAMIEVGGNSSANAIYEAFIPDGCSKPGPDAGHEERSKFIRSKYEAQEFLKPSLRINSGPSRKNSLQNTLQSSSFSRKIIDSFRSNSSQKTEGMVEFIGLLKVKVIRGTNLAIRDMMTSDPYVILTLGQQTLQTTIIKSNLNPVWNEELMLSVPQRYGALQLRVFDHDTFSADDIMGEAEVDLQPLITSAMAFGDAGMFGNMQIGKWLKSNDNALVDDSTVNIVDGKVKQEVTLKLQNVECGEIDLELEWMPLEQ; the protein is encoded by the exons ATGAATCACCGTCCAATGGAACTGGGGAGGCCTGCCTCAG GTAAAAGAAGATTAAAAGATCTATTGCTGCAAAAAGATAATCGCTCTTGTGCTGATTGTGGTGCACCAGATCCTAAATGGGC GTCAGCAAATATCGGAGTTTTTATATGCTTAAAATGTTGTGGTGTGCATAGGAGCCTTGGTACTCATATATCAAAG gTTTTATCAGTGACACTGGATGAATGGTCTGATGATGAAATTGATGCAATGATAGAAGTTGGGGGAAATTCTTCTGCTAATGCAATTTATGAGGCTTTTATTCCAGATGGATGTTCAAAGCCTGGACCAGATGCTGGTCACGAGGAACGCTCAAAATTCATCCG GTCAAAGTATGAGGCTCAAGAATTTCTGAAACCTAGCTTGCGGATTAACTCAGGTCCTTCTAGAAAGAACTCTCTTCAGAACACTCTCCAATCAAGTAGTTTTTCTAGAAAGATTATCGATAGTTTTCGTTCAAATTCTTCGCAGAAAACG GAAGGTATGGTAGAATTTATTGGATTATTGAAGGTAAAGGTGATTAGAGGCACAAATTTAGCTATTCGAGATATGATGACAAGTGATCCTTATGTCATCCTGACTCTTGGGCAACAG ACTCTTCAGACGACTATAATAAAAAGTAACTTGAATCCGGTCTGGAATGAAGAACTCATGCTGTCTGTTCCTCAGCGATATGGAGCTTTACAGTTG CGGGTGTTTGATCATGACACGTTCTCGGCTGATGACATAATGGGAGAAGCAGAGGTTGATCTTCAGCCCTTGATAACATCTGCAATGGCATTTGGGGATGCAGGAATGTTTGGGAACATGCAAATTGGAAAATGGCTGAAGTCAAATGACAATGCCCTCGTAGACGATAGCACTGTTAACATTGTTGATGGGAAGGTAAAACAGGAGGTGACACTCAAGCTCCAGAATGTGGAATGTGGAGAAATAGATTTAGAACTAGAGTGGATGCCTCTTGAGCAATAG
- the LOC18778366 gene encoding uncharacterized protein LOC18778366 → MVLRMEIGGAIVVFLMAVAMESEGRELRPSDHGLLYQGSPPASAKSPTEVKSFFVGGGGGGGGGGENSPTALPKAMNSSDSSWWNGVVARGGGHRDHVKDVLLLASLVCGITGVALFVASAFVYLLRNRKHKSLPSSASS, encoded by the coding sequence atggtgcTTCGCATGGAAATCGGGGGAGCGATCGTAGTGTTTCTGATGGCGGTGGCGATGGAATCGGAAGGTCGAGAGCTGCGGCCGTCGGATCACGGACTCCTATACCAGGGCTCGCCGCCGGCGAGCGCGAAGTCTCCGACGGAAGTGAAGTCTTTCTTCGTcgggggaggaggaggaggcggAGGTGGGGGAGAAAATTCGCCGACGGCATTGCCGAAGGCGATGAACTCGAGCGACTCGTCGTGGTGGAACGGCGTCGTCGCACGTGGCGGCGGCCACAGAGATCACGTGAAGGATGTGCTGTTGCTGGCCAGTTTGGTTTGTGGGATTACAGGTGTCGCTCTGTTTGTGGCGTCTGCCTTTGTGTATCTGTTAAGGAACCGAAAGCATAAATCATTACCATCATCAGCGTCATCATGA
- the LOC18779571 gene encoding 2-succinylbenzoate--CoA ligase, chloroplastic/peroxisomal codes for MGKFSEAHICECLSLLSTLRGNSVVTVTGNRRKTGKEFVESVMGLAQGLLQLGLGSGDVISIAAFNSELYLEWLLAVAFVGAIAAPLNYRWSYEEAVLAMEVVRPVMLVTDESCIPWYSKLQLHHIPSLMWHVSLDSPLSDFLRTSSNVLSTETIKKDSVGDAQLNYSWAPEGVVMICFTSGTSGRPKGVAISHSAFIIQSLAKIAIVGYGEDDVYLHTAPLCHIGGLSSALAMLMIGARHVLIPKFEAKSALEAIEQHKVTTLITVPAMMADFVLKFRGIETWKGMESVKKILNGGGGLSSELTKAAIKLFPQAKLLSAYGMTETCSSLTFMTLYDPGIDGRKLQPVHQERGICVGKPAPHVELRISGDGSSHVGRILTRGPHAMLRYWQGSPPNASVSGDEVWLDTGDIGSIDDSGNVWLIGRANGRIKSGGENIYPEEVERILLQHPGVNGAVVVGIPDARLTEMVVACVQIREDWQWISTSIRHSVSKQMLQMSSEILCQFCKEMNLTGFKIPKVFILWKKPFPLTTTGKIRRDQVQGEAISQRQYIISNL; via the exons ATGGGCAAGTTCTCAGAGGCCCACATTTGCGAATGCCTCAGCCTCCTATCAACTCTCCGGGGCAACTCCGTCGTCACTGTCACTGGCAACCGGCGAAAGACCGGCAAGGAATTCGTGGAGAGTGTCATGGGTCTGGCCCAAGGCCTGCTCCAACTGGGCCTCGGCTCCGGCGACGTCATCTCAATCGCTGCCTTCAACAG TGAGTTGTATTTGGAGTGGTTACTAGCCGTTGCATTCGTTGGTGCCATAGCTGCTCCTCTTAATTACCGATGG AGCTATGAAGAGGCAGTTTTGGCAATGGAGGTAGTGAGGCCAGTAATGTTGGTGACTGATGAAAGCTGTATCCCCTGGTATTCTAAGCTCCAACTTCATCATATACCTTCTCTTATGTGGCATGTTTCGTTAGATTCGCCTTTATCGGATTTCTTAAGGACTTCAAGTAATG TGTTAAGTACTGAAACGATTAAAAAGGATTCCGTAGGGGACGCGCAATTAAATTACTCCTGGGCACCTGAGGGGGTTGTGATGATATGCTTCACTTCTG GAACCTCTGGAAGGCCAAAGGGAGTTGCCATAAGCCACTCAGCTTTTATTATACAGTCCCTAGCAAAAATTGCCATTGTTGGCTACGGTGAGGATGAT GTTTATTTGCATACAGCTCCATTGTGCCACATTGGTGGTTTGTCATCAGCCCTAGCAATGCTAATGATTGGAGCACGCCATGTCTTGATACCTAAGTTTGAGGCTAAATCTGCCCTTGAAGCCATAGAGCAACATAAGGTTACTACTCTCATCACCGTTCCTGCAATGATGGCCGATTTTGTTCTCAAATTCAG GGGAATTGAGACATGGAAAGGCATGGAGAGTGTGAAGAAGATCTTAAATGGAGGTGGAGGTTTGTCAAGTGAACTTACGAAGGCTGCCATCAAATTGTTCCCACAAGCTAAGCTCCTCTCAGCTTATG GGATGACGGAGACATGCTCTTCATTGACCTTCATGACCCTGTATGACCCGGGGATTGATGGAAGAAAATTGCAGCCAGTTCACCAAGAAAGAGGTATTTGTGTTGGCAAGCCTGCTCCTCATGTAGAACTAAGGATCTCTGGGGATGGCTCTTCTCACGTGGGGAGGATCTTAACCAGAGGCCCACATGCGATGCTTAGATATTGGCAAGGAAGTCCACCAAATGCATCAGTTTCCGGGGATGAAGTATGGCTTGACACAGGCGACATTGGCTCAATTGACGACTCTGGTAATGTGTGGCTTATTGGACGAGCAAATGGTCGAATCAAGAGTGGAGGGGAGAACATTTACCCTGAAGAG GTGGAGAGAATCCTATTACAACATCCAGGGGTAAATGGTGCTGTTGTGGTGGGAATTCCAGATGCTCGCCTCACAGAGATGGTTGTGGCTTGTGTTCAAATAAGAGAAGATTGGCAGTGGATAAGTACAAGTATCAGACACTCAGTCTCAAAACAAATGCTTCAAATGTCCAGTGAGATCCTTTGCCAATTTTGTAAAGAAATGAATTTGACCGG GTTTAAGATAccaaaagtatttattttatggaagaAGCCATTTCCACTGACGACTACcggaaaaataagaagagacCAAGTCCAGGGAGAGGCTATATCTCAGCGGCAATATATAATTAGCAatctatga